In Trichocoleus sp., the following are encoded in one genomic region:
- a CDS encoding DUF4383 domain-containing protein produces MENRAFSIRDLDSAERNVALILGIVFLFVGIAGFIPGFVSLPTAAPTVHVDAPRLLFDDGYGYVLGLFPTNYLHNAVHIVVGLLGVAAATSFSGSLVYNRIFAISYALITIMGILPFTNTTFGLMPIYGNNVWFNAITGAIAYYYGFMKPAKSVDMTNSPSI; encoded by the coding sequence ATGGAAAACCGCGCTTTTTCAATCAGGGATCTGGATTCGGCAGAACGCAATGTTGCGCTGATCCTGGGCATTGTTTTTCTATTCGTTGGAATTGCAGGGTTCATTCCTGGTTTTGTATCGCTCCCCACAGCAGCACCTACGGTTCATGTAGACGCACCTCGTCTTCTCTTCGATGATGGCTATGGTTATGTGTTAGGGCTGTTTCCCACAAACTATTTGCACAACGCTGTTCACATTGTTGTGGGCTTACTAGGTGTTGCCGCAGCAACTAGTTTTAGTGGTTCACTTGTCTACAACCGTATTTTTGCGATTTCCTATGCGCTAATTACCATCATGGGAATTCTGCCATTCACAAATACCACATTTGGTTTGATGCCAATCTATGGCAACAACGTCTGGTTTAATGCCATTACTGGAGCGATCGCTTACTACTACGGCTTTATGAAGCCTGCAAAATCAGTAGATATGACGAACTCGCCCAGCATTTAG
- a CDS encoding type 1 glutamine amidotransferase domain-containing protein, with amino-acid sequence MSSTLSHKKIAILATDGFEQVELIQPKQALEQAGAETYVVAPKSGSIQGWNHYDKGDSIPVDVSLEQANSADYDALLLPGGTVNPDQLRVNPQAVEFVKSFFEAGKPVAAICHGPWTLIEANAVKGRTMTSWPSLQTDLRNAGASWVDQEVVVDRGLVTSRNPHDIPAFNQAIINTFAAGVQERRSA; translated from the coding sequence ATGTCGTCAACATTAAGTCACAAAAAGATTGCCATTCTTGCTACCGATGGCTTTGAGCAGGTAGAACTCATCCAGCCAAAGCAAGCCCTTGAACAGGCAGGCGCAGAAACTTATGTTGTTGCTCCTAAAAGCGGCAGTATTCAAGGCTGGAATCACTACGACAAGGGAGATTCCATTCCGGTTGATGTCTCCCTCGAGCAAGCCAACTCAGCAGATTATGATGCGCTGCTTTTACCCGGCGGAACCGTTAACCCCGACCAGCTTCGCGTTAATCCTCAGGCAGTTGAGTTTGTCAAGTCGTTTTTTGAGGCAGGTAAGCCAGTTGCAGCAATCTGTCATGGTCCCTGGACTTTGATTGAGGCAAACGCGGTTAAAGGTCGAACGATGACATCCTGGCCTTCACTCCAAACTGATCTGCGGAATGCAGGCGCAAGCTGGGTCGATCAGGAAGTTGTAGTCGATCGGGGTCTGGTAACAAGCCGTAACCCTCACGATATCCCTGCCTTCAACCAGGCAATCATCAATACCTTTGCTGCTGGTGTTCAGGAGCGCCGTTCAGCCTAG
- a CDS encoding tetratricopeptide repeat protein translates to MVKPFDDKHGTYVPLSERGWDAKRIVEISADPRKAAADCLLEKGIEQYQIREFQIALKTFQQALGMYRVLQDLQGEGRVLGGLGLTYYAMGNYPEAIACSHQSMSIARQILDRPTERQALGNLGNAYRHLDDFPRAIIYKHQSLEVAREIGDRRGEMAALNNLGMAYKAMGDALQALDHYRESLLIARELHDVQIEGQVLRNMGNAYHSMGNYSQTVFCYEQLLTIARQMPDRHAEAQILRNLASACYTMGDTLKAIAYHQQRLAIARCLDDHRLQEQALESLAVIHDSLGHYMLAIEFYEQRLVVLRILEDTRLEQQTIASLKSACYAIGDYTRANQYESPQTKQ, encoded by the coding sequence ATGGTGAAACCATTTGACGATAAACATGGTACTTACGTCCCGCTGTCAGAGCGCGGGTGGGATGCAAAACGTATTGTTGAAATTAGTGCTGATCCCCGCAAAGCCGCAGCCGATTGCCTGCTTGAAAAAGGCATTGAGCAATATCAAATTCGTGAATTCCAGATAGCGCTGAAAACCTTTCAACAGGCGTTGGGAATGTATCGTGTGCTGCAAGACCTACAGGGAGAAGGCAGAGTCTTGGGAGGGCTAGGGCTAACCTACTATGCAATGGGTAACTATCCTGAAGCAATTGCCTGTTCGCATCAGAGTATGAGCATTGCCCGTCAAATTCTCGATCGTCCAACTGAGCGGCAAGCCCTTGGCAATTTGGGAAACGCTTATCGTCATTTGGATGATTTTCCCAGGGCTATTATTTACAAGCATCAAAGCCTGGAAGTTGCCAGGGAAATTGGCGATCGACGGGGAGAAATGGCAGCCCTCAATAATTTGGGAATGGCTTACAAAGCGATGGGCGATGCACTGCAAGCACTTGACCACTATCGCGAGAGCTTGCTGATTGCTAGAGAACTGCATGATGTCCAGATTGAGGGGCAAGTCCTGCGGAATATGGGCAATGCCTATCACTCGATGGGCAACTACTCCCAGACTGTTTTTTGCTATGAGCAACTTTTAACCATTGCTCGTCAGATGCCCGATCGCCACGCCGAAGCGCAAATTTTGCGAAACCTGGCAAGTGCTTGTTACACCATGGGGGATACCCTTAAAGCGATTGCCTATCACCAGCAGCGACTCGCCATTGCCCGTTGCCTGGATGATCATCGGCTGCAAGAGCAAGCGCTGGAGAGTCTTGCCGTCATCCATGACAGTTTAGGTCACTATATGCTGGCGATCGAATTTTATGAGCAGCGCCTCGTGGTCTTGAGAATTCTAGAAGATACTCGCCTGGAGCAGCAAACCATTGCCAGTCTTAAAAGTGCCTGTTATGCGATCGGTGATTACACTAGAGCAAATCAATATGAGTCGCCCCAGACCAAGCAGTAG
- a CDS encoding radical SAM protein produces the protein MNLDGTIVNSAFAAERLLFTPATPNADAIPLIFAFPNEYSVGITSLGYQVVWATLASRQDVQISRLFTDLHEPLPTRPELMGFSVSWELDYVNILGLLESQGIPLRSSDRTDVHPLVFGGGPVLTANPEPFADFFDVILLGDGELLLDALIDAYQQIRTADRATQLRHLAQTPGLYVPSLYHVTYESQDGLIQTIHPIDPAIPAQVQKQTYRGNTLSTSTVVTEKAAWENIYMVEVVRSCPEMCRFCLASYLTLPFRTANLEDSLIPAIDRGLQVTDRLGLLGASVTQHPEFEALLDHLDRPQYDQVRLSIASVRTNTVTPKLAQALVKHDTRSITIAVESGSDRLRQVINKKLTNDEITQAALNAKAGGLSAMKLYGMVGVPTEETADLDQTVTMLKDLKRSAPGLRLTFGCSTFVPKSHTPFQWFGVNPEAEKRLKFLQKQLRPQGIDFRPESYNWSVIQALISRGDRRLSYLLERVRHYGDTLGSYRRAFKEFRGQLPDLEFYVHANWSTDQVLPWQHLQGPLPPATLIKHLESALREERSGDLTLENQPILAL, from the coding sequence ATGAATCTTGATGGAACGATCGTGAATTCTGCCTTTGCTGCTGAACGCCTGCTCTTTACACCAGCCACGCCAAACGCTGATGCGATTCCTTTAATTTTTGCCTTTCCAAACGAATACAGTGTGGGGATCACCAGCCTGGGATATCAGGTGGTTTGGGCAACATTGGCATCGCGACAAGATGTGCAAATCAGCCGCTTATTCACTGACCTTCATGAACCCCTGCCGACCCGTCCCGAATTAATGGGGTTTTCAGTGTCCTGGGAGCTGGACTACGTAAATATTCTGGGCTTGCTAGAGTCTCAGGGGATTCCCCTACGGTCAAGCGATCGCACAGATGTCCATCCTCTAGTTTTTGGCGGCGGACCCGTCCTGACTGCGAATCCTGAACCCTTCGCTGACTTTTTTGATGTCATTTTGCTGGGTGATGGCGAACTCTTGCTCGATGCGTTAATTGATGCCTATCAGCAGATCCGAACTGCCGATCGCGCCACCCAATTGCGGCATCTTGCGCAGACTCCCGGTCTTTATGTTCCCAGCCTCTACCATGTCACCTACGAGAGCCAGGATGGTCTAATTCAAACGATTCACCCGATCGATCCCGCTATCCCAGCGCAGGTACAGAAGCAAACCTATCGCGGCAATACTTTATCAACTTCCACGGTTGTTACTGAAAAAGCCGCCTGGGAGAATATTTACATGGTGGAGGTTGTTCGGAGTTGCCCAGAGATGTGTCGCTTTTGCCTTGCGAGCTATCTGACGCTGCCTTTCCGGACGGCAAACTTAGAGGATTCGCTGATCCCGGCGATCGATCGTGGGCTACAAGTGACCGATCGATTGGGATTACTTGGTGCTTCCGTTACCCAGCATCCTGAATTTGAAGCATTGCTAGATCATTTGGATCGACCCCAGTATGACCAGGTGCGCCTCAGTATTGCCTCTGTGCGAACAAACACGGTTACACCCAAATTGGCACAGGCACTGGTGAAGCACGATACTCGATCGATCACGATTGCAGTGGAAAGTGGCAGCGATCGGCTCCGGCAGGTGATCAACAAAAAACTAACCAATGATGAAATTACGCAGGCAGCCCTCAACGCGAAGGCAGGTGGCTTGAGTGCAATGAAGCTCTATGGCATGGTGGGCGTTCCAACTGAGGAAACTGCTGATCTCGACCAGACCGTAACAATGCTGAAAGACTTGAAGCGATCGGCTCCCGGTTTGCGGCTCACTTTTGGTTGCAGTACATTTGTACCAAAGTCACATACTCCCTTCCAGTGGTTTGGCGTGAACCCCGAAGCAGAGAAACGTTTGAAGTTTTTGCAAAAACAGTTGCGTCCTCAAGGGATTGATTTTCGCCCAGAGAGCTATAACTGGTCTGTGATTCAAGCGTTAATTTCACGGGGCGATCGGCGGCTCTCTTATTTGTTGGAGCGTGTCCGTCATTATGGCGACACTCTGGGAAGCTATCGGCGTGCGTTTAAAGAGTTCCGAGGACAACTGCCTGATCTGGAGTTTTATGTTCATGCGAACTGGTCAACCGATCAAGTCCTACCCTGGCAACATTTACAGGGACCCCTGCCGCCCGCAACCCTGATCAAGCATCTGGAAAGTGCTTTGAGGGAAGAGCGATCGGGCGATCTGACGCTAGAGAATCAGCCAATTCTGGCGTTGTAA
- a CDS encoding glycosyltransferase — protein MSSIGVVAIGRNEGERLIRCLKSLIAQLPPGTPIVYVDSGSTDGSVTAAKDLGVQVVELDLSVPFTMARGRNTGFQYLIEHFPHLQYVQFIDGDCELLDGWIDQAVQALDQNEKIAIVMGRRRERFPEASVYNQLADLEWNTPIGEVKECGGDILARIQAIRAVEGYNETLIAGEEPDMCVRLRQQGWQIWRIDADMTYHDAAMYQFSQWWKRSTRGGWAFAAGAAMHGDTPEQFRVRESRSGWLWGLLIPSVAIGFAGFTSGLSLLLLLGYPYLMWRIYRYRRNQGDSAADARIYAFFCILSKIPQAIGQIKYWLERWQGKRATLIEYKKPISSGAE, from the coding sequence ATGAGCAGTATCGGCGTTGTTGCAATTGGTCGAAATGAGGGTGAGCGACTGATTCGGTGTTTAAAGTCCTTAATTGCCCAGCTTCCGCCAGGAACGCCGATCGTCTATGTAGATTCTGGTTCCACAGACGGCAGTGTCACGGCAGCCAAAGATCTGGGCGTTCAGGTCGTCGAACTGGATTTGTCGGTTCCTTTTACGATGGCAAGAGGGCGCAACACAGGTTTTCAATACCTGATTGAGCATTTCCCTCACCTGCAATATGTGCAGTTCATTGATGGAGACTGCGAATTGCTCGATGGCTGGATTGACCAAGCAGTTCAGGCACTAGACCAAAATGAGAAAATCGCGATCGTCATGGGGCGGCGCAGAGAAAGGTTTCCAGAAGCATCGGTCTACAATCAACTGGCAGATTTGGAGTGGAATACGCCGATTGGCGAAGTGAAGGAATGCGGCGGTGATATTCTGGCACGCATCCAAGCCATTCGAGCCGTTGAGGGCTACAACGAAACCCTGATTGCTGGCGAAGAACCTGATATGTGTGTGCGGTTGCGACAGCAAGGCTGGCAGATTTGGCGCATTGATGCCGATATGACCTACCACGATGCGGCGATGTATCAGTTCAGCCAATGGTGGAAGCGATCGACTCGGGGTGGCTGGGCATTTGCCGCCGGGGCAGCGATGCATGGCGACACGCCAGAACAGTTTCGAGTGCGAGAAAGTCGAAGTGGCTGGCTCTGGGGTTTACTGATTCCATCTGTCGCGATCGGATTCGCCGGATTCACATCAGGGCTGAGTTTGCTGCTGCTGCTTGGCTATCCCTATCTCATGTGGCGGATTTATCGCTATCGGCGCAACCAGGGCGACAGTGCAGCAGATGCCAGAATCTATGCCTTTTTCTGTATCCTGTCCAAAATTCCGCAGGCGATCGGGCAGATCAAGTACTGGCTAGAGCGTTGGCAGGGGAAACGAGCGACCTTAATTGAGTATAAAAAACCAATTTCGAGTGGAGCAGAGTAG
- a CDS encoding class I SAM-dependent RNA methyltransferase, translating to MNQYFATVARGLESLAAQELEELGAHAVEPGFCGAAFAGDRALLYRVNLWARLPFRILMKLHEFPCQNAEDLYHGIQTIDWSEYLMPDLTLAVNATGKTEQLNHTHFTALQVKKAIVDQQQQKFGDRSNVELQDPDVRINVHLARDGCTVSLDSSGNSLHRRGYRPAVGAAPLKESLAAALIKLSGWKPDQTFYDPLCGSGTLPLEACLEALNIAPGLFRERFGFETWVDFDLDLLEQLIQAAESSQRETLPAPIWGSDSSETVIEQAIGNAKNCGVLDHVWFSQMDLADVVAPTDSGVLFCNPPYGERLGRESDLGAFYKLLGDVLKHRFKGWTAFVLSGNKELAQSIGLKSSQRIAVYNGTLPCQLMKYELY from the coding sequence ATGAATCAATATTTTGCAACGGTGGCTCGTGGATTAGAATCGCTGGCAGCTCAGGAATTAGAAGAACTGGGCGCTCATGCCGTTGAGCCAGGCTTTTGTGGTGCTGCCTTTGCAGGCGATCGGGCTTTGCTCTACCGGGTTAACCTGTGGGCGAGGCTACCGTTCCGGATTTTGATGAAGCTGCATGAGTTTCCCTGTCAAAATGCCGAAGATCTTTATCACGGTATCCAGACGATCGATTGGTCAGAGTATCTCATGCCGGATTTAACATTGGCAGTGAACGCGACAGGCAAAACTGAGCAGCTCAACCATACCCACTTCACGGCACTTCAGGTCAAAAAAGCGATCGTTGACCAGCAACAGCAGAAGTTTGGCGATCGTTCTAATGTCGAGTTGCAAGACCCAGATGTGCGGATTAATGTCCATCTTGCGCGAGACGGCTGTACTGTGAGCTTAGACAGTTCTGGCAACAGCTTGCATCGTCGGGGCTATCGTCCTGCTGTCGGAGCTGCACCGCTCAAAGAATCTTTAGCCGCAGCCCTGATCAAACTTTCTGGCTGGAAGCCCGATCAAACTTTTTATGACCCGCTTTGTGGTTCTGGGACTTTGCCCCTGGAAGCCTGCCTTGAGGCACTTAATATTGCACCGGGGCTATTTCGAGAGCGATTTGGGTTTGAAACCTGGGTTGATTTTGATCTTGACCTTCTGGAGCAGTTGATTCAAGCAGCAGAGTCTAGTCAACGGGAGACGCTTCCGGCACCGATCTGGGGGAGTGACAGCAGTGAAACCGTGATTGAACAGGCGATCGGCAATGCTAAAAACTGTGGCGTGCTAGATCATGTTTGGTTTTCCCAAATGGATCTGGCTGATGTGGTTGCCCCAACGGATAGCGGCGTCTTATTCTGCAATCCTCCTTACGGTGAACGATTGGGGCGAGAGAGCGATCTCGGAGCATTTTATAAGCTGCTTGGTGATGTTTTGAAACACCGCTTTAAGGGCTGGACTGCTTTTGTACTCAGCGGCAACAAGGAATTGGCTCAGTCGATCGGGCTGAAATCCTCTCAGCGGATTGCAGTGTACAATGGAACGCTGCCCTGTCAATTGATGAAATATGAGCTGTACTAA
- a CDS encoding NAD(P)/FAD-dependent oxidoreductase — MLRITEVKLPLDHPEEAIQTAILKKLQIKPEELISYSIFKRSYDARKRDAIVFVYILDVETTQEKRLLQRFKKDPQVMPTPDTRYRFVAKATSHFPTQPENRPIVIGAGPCGLFAGLLLAQMGFRPLILERGKPVHDRSVDTFGFWSKRKFNPESNAQFGEGGAGTFSDGKLYSRVKDANHHGRKVLEELVNAGAAPEILYVNKPHIGTYRLVKIVENMRHTIESLGGEIRFQSRVENLDIEKNADDRRVRGVLLADGEYIRTDHVVLAVGHSARDTFEMLYQQGVYIEPKPFSIGFRIEHPQTVIDQCRLGSQAGHPVLGAADYQLVHHCSNGRSVYSFCMCPGGQVVAATSEIGRVVTNGMSQYERSGKNANSGIVVGITPEDYPGSPLAGIALQRRLEEKAFELGGCTYEAPGQLVGDFLAQQPSTQFGTVKPSYRPGVHLCDLSPSLPDYAIDAIREALPAFDKQIPGFAMHDAVLTGVETRTSSPIRIKRAEDYQSLNTKGLYPAGEGAGYAGGILSAGIDGIKVAEAVALNLMHPVMVS; from the coding sequence ATGCTACGAATCACCGAAGTAAAGCTACCGCTTGACCATCCTGAAGAAGCGATTCAGACCGCAATTCTTAAGAAGCTGCAAATCAAGCCGGAAGAACTCATCAGCTATTCAATTTTTAAGCGCAGCTATGATGCCCGTAAAAGAGATGCGATCGTTTTTGTTTATATTCTGGATGTAGAAACGACTCAAGAAAAGCGTCTGCTCCAGCGATTCAAAAAAGATCCACAGGTGATGCCGACGCCAGATACGCGCTATCGTTTTGTGGCAAAAGCGACCAGTCATTTCCCAACCCAACCGGAAAATCGACCGATCGTTATTGGTGCAGGGCCTTGTGGCTTGTTTGCTGGGCTACTGCTGGCACAGATGGGGTTTCGTCCGCTGATTTTAGAGCGCGGTAAGCCTGTGCACGATCGCTCGGTTGATACCTTTGGCTTCTGGAGCAAGCGAAAATTTAACCCAGAGTCTAACGCGCAATTTGGCGAAGGGGGGGCGGGCACTTTTTCTGACGGCAAACTCTACAGTCGTGTTAAAGATGCCAATCACCACGGACGAAAAGTCCTTGAAGAACTCGTCAATGCAGGGGCGGCTCCTGAAATTCTCTATGTCAACAAGCCTCACATCGGCACTTACCGCCTGGTCAAGATTGTTGAGAATATGCGTCACACGATCGAATCATTGGGGGGTGAGATTCGCTTTCAAAGCCGAGTCGAAAATTTAGATATTGAAAAGAATGCTGACGATCGGCGGGTGCGCGGCGTTTTGCTTGCTGATGGAGAGTATATCCGCACTGATCACGTTGTCCTGGCAGTGGGGCATAGTGCTCGCGATACCTTCGAGATGTTGTATCAGCAAGGTGTCTACATTGAACCGAAGCCTTTTTCGATCGGGTTTCGGATTGAGCATCCCCAAACTGTGATTGATCAGTGTCGGTTGGGGTCACAAGCAGGTCATCCGGTGTTAGGTGCGGCAGATTATCAATTGGTGCATCATTGCTCGAATGGGCGATCGGTCTATAGCTTTTGTATGTGTCCGGGGGGACAAGTCGTAGCGGCAACGTCAGAGATTGGGCGGGTGGTCACAAATGGGATGAGCCAGTATGAGCGCAGCGGCAAGAATGCCAACAGCGGCATTGTGGTAGGCATCACTCCAGAAGATTATCCGGGCAGCCCTTTGGCAGGAATCGCGCTTCAGCGTCGCTTAGAGGAGAAAGCTTTTGAGTTAGGCGGTTGCACCTATGAAGCACCGGGGCAGTTAGTTGGTGACTTTCTGGCACAGCAGCCTTCTACCCAGTTCGGAACCGTGAAACCTTCCTATCGTCCAGGGGTGCATCTCTGCGATCTCAGTCCCAGTCTGCCTGATTATGCGATCGATGCGATCCGTGAGGCACTTCCCGCTTTCGACAAACAGATCCCAGGGTTCGCGATGCATGATGCTGTTCTCACGGGTGTTGAAACGCGCACCTCTTCGCCAATTCGGATTAAACGTGCAGAAGATTATCAAAGTCTAAACACAAAAGGGCTTTATCCGGCTGGGGAAGGAGCGGGATATGCAGGCGGCATTCTCTCGGCGGGCATTGATGGGATTAAGGTTGCAGAAGCAGTTGCGCTTAATCTTATGCATCCCGTCATGGTTTCCTGA
- a CDS encoding leucine-rich repeat-containing protein kinase family protein: METIDLLRSGQLAGTQRLDLAAGLTRFPLEILDLADSLEILNLSNNQLKSLPDEFGKLKKLKIVFLSNNSFEQVPEVLSQCPNLYMVGFKSNQITTISAQALPPSVRWLILTDNRIEQLPASIGQLSKLQKLMLAGNKLRSLPEEMADCLNLELIRLSANQLTQIPSWLLNLPRLSWLAYAGNPFCDSSIDASPGLTRSLLSIDWADLTLENVLGEGASGVIYRGMWAANSNQTVEVAIKIFKGEITSDGLPADEMRACIAAGTHNHLAGVLGKVIHHPENSEGLVFSFIPPHYKNLGNPPDFNTCTRDTYPPGTSLPFPVILRIAKGIAAAALHLHSSGIMHGDLYAHNILVNQAGESLLGDFGAASFYKPHDRVMGQALERLEVRAFGCLLEDLLEHCDLKDPMETQVIDRLRQLQQDCMNQNPSMRPLFKEIYDAL; the protein is encoded by the coding sequence ATGGAAACGATCGACTTGCTCCGGTCTGGACAACTTGCAGGAACTCAAAGACTGGATCTGGCGGCTGGTTTGACTCGTTTTCCTCTAGAAATTTTAGATCTGGCAGATTCTCTAGAAATTCTGAATTTGTCAAACAATCAGCTCAAAAGTTTGCCTGATGAGTTTGGGAAGTTGAAGAAGCTCAAAATTGTTTTTTTAAGCAACAATAGCTTTGAGCAAGTTCCAGAGGTTCTGTCGCAGTGCCCGAATCTCTATATGGTCGGCTTTAAGTCCAACCAGATTACAACGATTTCTGCACAGGCGCTTCCTCCTTCAGTCCGTTGGCTGATCCTGACTGATAACCGAATTGAACAGTTGCCCGCTTCGATCGGTCAGTTGAGCAAGTTGCAAAAGCTGATGCTGGCTGGAAACAAGCTCCGATCGCTTCCAGAAGAAATGGCTGACTGTCTCAATTTAGAACTCATCCGTCTTTCGGCAAATCAGCTCACACAGATCCCCAGTTGGTTGCTGAATCTGCCTCGTTTGTCCTGGTTGGCTTATGCTGGCAATCCGTTTTGTGATTCAAGCATTGATGCAAGCCCTGGACTCACGCGATCGCTATTGAGCATTGATTGGGCAGATTTAACCTTAGAAAATGTTTTGGGTGAAGGTGCTTCAGGCGTGATTTATCGGGGAATGTGGGCTGCAAATTCTAATCAAACGGTAGAGGTCGCTATCAAGATATTTAAGGGTGAAATTACGAGTGACGGGCTACCCGCCGATGAGATGCGAGCCTGTATCGCTGCCGGAACCCATAACCACCTGGCTGGTGTTTTAGGAAAGGTCATCCATCATCCTGAAAATAGCGAAGGGCTTGTGTTTTCGTTCATTCCACCCCACTACAAAAACCTCGGTAACCCTCCAGACTTTAACACCTGTACCAGAGATACCTATCCACCAGGGACTTCCTTGCCATTTCCGGTCATTCTACGCATTGCCAAAGGAATTGCCGCAGCAGCACTCCATCTTCACAGCAGCGGGATCATGCATGGTGATCTCTATGCTCACAATATTTTGGTGAATCAGGCAGGAGAGAGTTTGCTAGGAGATTTTGGAGCAGCCTCTTTCTATAAGCCCCACGATCGAGTGATGGGTCAAGCGCTGGAGCGGTTGGAAGTCAGAGCGTTTGGCTGTCTGCTTGAAGACCTGCTAGAGCACTGTGATCTAAAAGATCCTATGGAAACACAGGTAATCGATCGCCTTAGGCAACTCCAGCAAGACTGTATGAACCAGAACCCATCTATGCGTCCTCTGTTCAAAGAAATTTATGATGCGTTGTAG
- the phnG gene encoding phosphonate C-P lyase system protein PhnG produces the protein MNSVAQRQLWIATLAKAALNDLEPQVSRLGHLPHYGFLRRPEVGLAMVRGRAGGTGQPFNLGEMTITRCVVQLASHDSNPIAGFGYVAGRSHRHAELAALCDALLQHPDWYSCVWSQVIEPLKQAAQAKQEQQQRQAEATRVNFFSMVRGE, from the coding sequence ATGAACTCTGTAGCACAGCGTCAACTCTGGATAGCAACCTTAGCGAAAGCAGCTCTGAATGATCTGGAGCCACAGGTTTCGAGGCTGGGACATTTGCCACACTATGGATTCTTGCGTCGTCCTGAAGTTGGGCTGGCGATGGTCAGGGGGCGAGCAGGAGGAACAGGTCAGCCATTTAATTTAGGGGAAATGACAATCACTCGCTGTGTTGTCCAGTTGGCTTCTCATGACAGCAATCCGATCGCTGGATTTGGCTATGTTGCCGGACGATCACACCGTCATGCCGAACTCGCCGCATTATGCGATGCCCTGCTTCAGCATCCTGATTGGTATTCTTGCGTCTGGTCACAGGTGATTGAGCCACTCAAACAAGCTGCCCAAGCCAAACAGGAACAGCAGCAACGACAGGCAGAAGCAACGCGAGTCAACTTTTTTAGCATGGTGCGAGGAGAGTAA
- the phnH gene encoding phosphonate C-P lyase system protein PhnH, whose translation MITQLPGFSDPVQDAQITFRSLLNALAHPGQSYPIAATIIPPTGLNLSCAAACLSLFDIDTLIWLQPGLPPEAEAWLRFHTGCRFTSYPDQAQFAVIWQVDLLPDLSTFHWGTAEYPESSTTLLIQIGDQVGERVTVQGAGILGERSIAPALPAQFWKQWQMNTQAYPLGIDVFLCSATEVMGLPRTTNIQSRISR comes from the coding sequence ATGATTACTCAGCTACCCGGTTTTTCTGATCCCGTTCAGGATGCTCAAATTACCTTTCGATCGCTTCTTAATGCTCTGGCTCATCCCGGTCAATCTTATCCAATTGCGGCAACGATCATTCCACCCACGGGTTTGAATTTAAGCTGTGCAGCCGCTTGTTTAAGCCTATTCGATATTGACACTTTGATTTGGTTACAGCCTGGATTGCCCCCTGAAGCCGAAGCCTGGCTGCGATTTCATACGGGATGCCGCTTCACATCCTATCCAGATCAGGCTCAATTTGCAGTAATTTGGCAGGTCGATTTACTCCCTGACCTTTCAACGTTTCACTGGGGAACAGCAGAATATCCAGAATCTTCAACAACGCTGCTTATTCAAATTGGAGATCAAGTAGGTGAACGGGTTACGGTGCAGGGTGCAGGGATTTTAGGAGAACGATCGATCGCGCCTGCTCTCCCTGCCCAATTCTGGAAGCAGTGGCAGATGAATACTCAAGCCTATCCTTTGGGAATTGATGTGTTTTTGTGCAGTGCAACAGAAGTGATGGGTCTTCCTCGAACCACAAACATTCAAAGCAGAATCTCAAGATGA